Proteins encoded by one window of Streptomyces uncialis:
- a CDS encoding DUF4190 domain-containing protein, translated as MSIPPPPGPGSPQQPWAQQPGPQSDNPFAPPAAGGHPGQGQAPGGYPGQPQHSQQPPAGYPGGQYGPGGPGMPGAPYGPGGPGAPGGPPPHWTGYGYGPPVRPPVDGTAIAALVFGILCFLPAVGLILGVVALSRVRRSGRRGKGLAVSGIVLSTLGLVLHLLMLVSGAWSDFAEGFREGMREASYNAFSVGKGECFVTPDGGLEGLTYDVTKVPCAKEHDGEAYGNYLVSGGKSAPYPGDDPIATEADEECYRLRADYVMDSWALPQNVDIYYFTPTPESWKLGDREVTCMFGSSDGKNRLTGTLRDDPAMQDADQFVYLEAAGYLEEALEAVPEETYVEDDLPGHKKWATEVSDALEKQAGRLRDHDWPEKNSGVVAALVKDLDKARGEWDGAARAKDSDTFYIHYDEAMNLIEDERAVPSRASLGLTTTPPPDLSDTEEPGAGATGGSGDSSGSGAAV; from the coding sequence GTGTCCATACCGCCGCCGCCCGGACCGGGCAGCCCGCAGCAGCCATGGGCGCAGCAGCCAGGTCCCCAGAGCGACAACCCGTTCGCGCCTCCGGCGGCGGGTGGTCACCCGGGCCAGGGACAGGCGCCCGGCGGGTACCCGGGGCAGCCGCAGCACTCGCAGCAGCCGCCCGCCGGTTACCCGGGCGGCCAGTACGGTCCTGGTGGTCCGGGGATGCCGGGCGCTCCGTACGGGCCCGGTGGTCCCGGGGCGCCCGGCGGTCCGCCTCCGCACTGGACCGGGTACGGGTACGGGCCCCCGGTGCGGCCGCCGGTCGACGGTACGGCGATCGCCGCGCTGGTCTTCGGCATCCTGTGCTTCCTGCCCGCGGTCGGGCTGATCCTCGGCGTGGTCGCGCTGTCGCGCGTCCGCCGTTCCGGTCGGCGTGGCAAGGGCCTGGCCGTCTCCGGGATCGTCCTGTCGACGCTCGGCCTCGTGCTGCACCTGCTGATGCTGGTCAGCGGTGCCTGGAGCGACTTCGCCGAGGGCTTCCGGGAAGGGATGCGCGAGGCGTCGTACAACGCCTTCTCCGTCGGCAAGGGCGAGTGCTTCGTCACCCCGGACGGCGGTCTCGAAGGGCTCACCTACGACGTGACCAAGGTGCCGTGCGCGAAGGAGCACGACGGTGAGGCGTACGGCAACTACCTGGTGAGCGGTGGCAAGAGCGCCCCCTACCCGGGCGACGACCCGATCGCGACCGAGGCCGACGAGGAGTGCTACCGGCTGCGCGCTGACTATGTGATGGACAGCTGGGCGCTCCCGCAGAACGTCGACATCTACTACTTCACCCCCACCCCGGAGAGCTGGAAGCTGGGCGACCGCGAGGTCACCTGCATGTTCGGCAGCTCCGACGGCAAGAACCGGCTGACCGGGACACTGCGCGACGACCCCGCCATGCAGGACGCCGACCAGTTCGTCTACCTCGAAGCGGCCGGCTACCTGGAGGAAGCGCTGGAGGCGGTGCCCGAGGAGACGTACGTCGAGGACGACCTGCCGGGTCACAAGAAGTGGGCCACGGAGGTGTCGGACGCACTGGAGAAGCAGGCCGGCCGGCTGCGCGACCACGACTGGCCGGAGAAGAACTCCGGCGTCGTCGCCGCCCTGGTCAAGGATCTGGACAAGGCGCGCGGCGAGTGGGACGGCGCCGCGCGGGCGAAGGACTCCGACACCTTCTACATCCACTACGACGAGGCCATGAACCTGATCGAGGACGAGCGCGCGGTACCTTCCCGGGCGTCGCTCGGGCTCACCACGACACCGCCGCCGGATCTGTCGGACACCGAGGAACCGGGTGCGGGTGCCACGGGTGGTTCGGGGGACTCTTCCGGCTCCGGAGCGGCGGTCTGA
- a CDS encoding S8 family peptidase has translation MALSRDAGLRTQDRARRRISPLGALGTAVTAALLLSAVTALPATAAPDRAEGPILNAGAPGTIDNSYIVTLRSGERANSAAGKALAKEYGATIERTYTKALNGYAVKVSEAQAKKFAADPAVASVSQNRTFTIDATQVNPPSWGLDRIDQRNLPLDSRYTYPDAAGQGVNAYIIDTGVRISHSDFGGAASNGYDAIDNDNIAQDGHGHGTHVAGTVAGNAHGVAKNAHIVAVRVLNNAGSGTTAQVVAGIDWVARNHVKPAVANLSLGGGVDPTLDAAVRNAVAAGVTVAVAAGNSNADANNFSPARVTEALTVGSTTNTDARSSFSNYGTVLDLFAPGTSITSAWNTTDTATNTISGTSMAAPHVAGAAALYLQANPNATPAQVSAALVSAATPNVVGNPGPGSPNRLLNIGSGPVVPPGPRFENLTDYAIADNATAESPLAVSGVAGNAPSSLAVPVVIQHTYIGDLQVQVVAPDGTAYTVKAYGEGGSTDNINTTYVVNASSEVANGTWRLRVSDNAAADVGKIDSWALQF, from the coding sequence ATGGCACTGTCTCGTGATGCCGGACTCCGCACCCAGGACCGCGCACGGCGAAGAATCTCCCCCCTCGGTGCCCTCGGCACCGCCGTCACCGCCGCTCTCCTGCTGAGCGCCGTCACCGCGCTTCCGGCGACCGCCGCACCCGACCGGGCGGAGGGACCCATCCTGAACGCCGGGGCCCCCGGCACCATCGACAACAGCTACATCGTGACGCTGCGTTCCGGCGAGCGGGCGAACTCCGCCGCGGGCAAGGCGCTCGCGAAGGAGTACGGGGCGACCATCGAGCGCACGTACACCAAGGCGCTCAACGGCTACGCGGTCAAGGTCTCCGAGGCGCAGGCGAAGAAGTTCGCCGCCGACCCGGCCGTGGCCAGCGTCTCGCAGAACCGGACGTTCACCATCGACGCCACCCAGGTCAATCCGCCCTCCTGGGGCCTCGACCGGATCGACCAGCGCAATCTGCCGCTCGACAGCCGGTACACCTACCCCGACGCGGCCGGTCAGGGCGTCAACGCGTACATCATCGACACCGGTGTACGTATCTCCCACAGCGACTTCGGCGGCGCCGCCAGCAACGGCTACGACGCCATCGACAACGACAACATCGCCCAGGACGGCCACGGCCACGGCACCCATGTCGCCGGTACCGTCGCGGGCAACGCCCACGGTGTCGCCAAGAACGCGCACATCGTCGCCGTCCGGGTGCTCAACAACGCCGGTTCCGGCACCACCGCGCAGGTCGTCGCCGGTATCGACTGGGTGGCCCGTAACCACGTCAAGCCCGCCGTCGCGAACCTGAGCCTCGGCGGCGGGGTCGACCCGACCCTCGACGCGGCCGTCCGCAACGCCGTCGCCGCCGGTGTCACGGTCGCCGTCGCCGCGGGCAACTCCAACGCCGACGCCAACAACTTCTCGCCCGCGCGGGTCACCGAGGCGCTGACCGTCGGCTCCACCACCAACACGGACGCCCGCTCCAGCTTCTCCAACTACGGGACCGTGCTGGACCTCTTCGCGCCGGGCACCTCGATCACCTCGGCGTGGAACACCACCGACACGGCCACGAACACCATCTCCGGTACGTCGATGGCCGCCCCGCACGTCGCGGGCGCAGCCGCGCTGTACCTCCAGGCCAACCCGAACGCGACACCCGCGCAGGTCTCCGCCGCGCTGGTCTCCGCCGCGACACCCAATGTGGTCGGCAACCCGGGTCCCGGCTCGCCCAACCGGCTGCTCAACATCGGCAGCGGCCCCGTCGTCCCGCCCGGTCCGCGCTTCGAGAACCTGACCGACTACGCCATCGCGGACAACGCCACCGCCGAGTCGCCGCTCGCCGTGAGCGGGGTCGCGGGCAACGCCCCGTCCTCCCTCGCCGTCCCGGTCGTCATCCAGCACACCTACATCGGTGACCTCCAGGTCCAGGTCGTCGCCCCCGACGGCACCGCGTACACCGTGAAGGCGTACGGGGAGGGCGGTTCGACGGACAACATCAACACCACGTACGTCGTGAACGCCTCCTCCGAGGTGGCCAACGGCACCTGGCGGCTGAGGGTGAGCGACAACGCCGCCGCCGACGTGGGCAAGATCGACTCGTGGGCGCTCCAGTTCTGA
- a CDS encoding glycosyl hydrolase family 65 protein, translated as MTLLLPSAPAAAHTPAPQLPRTAPDCATGSPAWTPAVAEPTGPADAYHPYVGNGYLGVRVPPSGSGYAEPGGATGWPLYTPRYDGAFVSGLYGRGPENTAGRDAIAALPNWTGLEVTAGGHTYDPGTAADRSGRSGRITDYRQALSLRCGFLRTSLTWTAPDGRRTDLEYDVLTDRAEARLGAVRLRMTPHWNGRAEVTDRVDGRGARRITPAEGGGAVGKDSLAVTFRTDGDNDDRNGGGTRDNGDEGAVVSTLRAPGPVHPARPASGLTATQRAVLDVRAGGTYEITKYVGVETTLTSRTPRDSAREVSLRAAATGWDALFERHTAAWRELWSSDIEVPADAELQLWLRSAQYGLLSALRPGARNSVAPTGLSSDDYAGMIFWDAETWMFPGLLATRPELARPVLDYRDRTRPAAAANASRTSVKGLFYPWTSARRGDLWAECQSWRPPHCVTQNHLQGDIALAAWQYYLATGDRDWLRERGGPLLRGIAEYWASRVTANPDGSYSIKEVAGPDEYSNGVDDGAYTNAVAATALRYAVLAARELGGTAPAGWTAIADGLRIPYDPARKVFLQYDGYTGTRIKQADTVLLVYPLEWPMPEGAAAATLDYYTARTDLDGPAMTDSVYAIAAAAIDEPGCAAYTFLQRASRPYFRGPFALFSEARGDKAGADDPLSGSPAQDFLTGKGGFLQVFTHGLTGLRPRPDAVRLDPTLPPQLAAGERGVTLRGLRWRGRVYDVAIGPEETTVRLRSGDPFPVDSPQGRFTVTRDRPAVLKTRRPDLTPTDNLARCRPVTAASEEPGLYATAAVDGNTTTEWRPQLPGAALTVDLGRVTPVREVLVRGTEAFHVELSADGTRWTPYAAGGDATPARQVRVTLTGTSVDTGITEVVVR; from the coding sequence CTGACCCTCCTGCTGCCGTCGGCCCCGGCGGCCGCCCACACCCCGGCCCCGCAACTCCCGCGCACCGCCCCCGACTGCGCCACCGGCTCCCCCGCCTGGACGCCCGCCGTCGCCGAACCCACCGGTCCGGCCGACGCGTACCACCCGTACGTCGGCAACGGCTACCTCGGGGTGCGCGTCCCGCCCTCGGGAAGCGGCTACGCCGAACCGGGCGGGGCCACCGGCTGGCCGCTGTACACCCCGCGCTACGACGGCGCGTTCGTTTCCGGCCTCTACGGACGGGGCCCGGAGAACACGGCGGGGCGCGACGCGATCGCCGCGCTCCCCAACTGGACCGGCCTGGAGGTGACGGCGGGCGGGCACACGTACGACCCGGGGACCGCGGCGGACCGGTCAGGCCGGTCGGGCCGGATCACCGACTACCGGCAGGCCCTCTCCCTGCGCTGCGGATTCCTGCGCACCTCCCTCACCTGGACCGCCCCGGACGGCCGCCGCACCGACCTGGAGTACGACGTCCTGACCGACCGCGCCGAGGCCCGTCTGGGCGCCGTACGGCTGCGGATGACCCCGCACTGGAACGGCCGCGCCGAGGTCACCGACCGGGTCGACGGCCGGGGCGCCCGCCGGATCACCCCGGCCGAGGGCGGCGGCGCGGTCGGCAAGGACTCCCTGGCGGTCACCTTCCGCACGGACGGCGACAACGACGACAGGAACGGGGGCGGAACCAGGGACAACGGGGACGAAGGCGCGGTCGTCTCCACCCTCCGCGCGCCCGGCCCCGTCCACCCCGCCCGCCCGGCGAGCGGACTCACCGCCACCCAGCGCGCCGTGCTCGACGTCCGCGCGGGCGGGACGTACGAGATCACCAAGTACGTCGGCGTCGAAACCACGCTGACCTCCCGGACCCCGCGCGACTCCGCCCGCGAGGTGTCACTGCGCGCCGCCGCGACGGGCTGGGACGCGCTCTTCGAACGGCACACCGCCGCCTGGCGCGAACTGTGGTCCTCGGACATCGAGGTCCCGGCCGACGCCGAGCTGCAACTGTGGCTGCGCTCGGCCCAGTACGGGCTGCTGTCCGCGCTGCGCCCCGGTGCCCGTAACAGCGTCGCGCCCACCGGGCTGAGCAGCGACGACTACGCGGGCATGATCTTCTGGGACGCCGAGACCTGGATGTTCCCGGGGCTGCTCGCCACCCGCCCCGAACTCGCCCGGCCCGTGCTGGACTACCGTGACCGCACCCGCCCGGCCGCCGCCGCCAACGCGTCGAGGACGAGCGTGAAAGGCTTGTTCTACCCCTGGACAAGCGCCCGGCGCGGCGATCTGTGGGCGGAGTGCCAGAGTTGGCGGCCCCCGCACTGCGTCACCCAGAACCATCTCCAGGGCGATATCGCGCTGGCCGCCTGGCAGTACTACCTCGCCACCGGTGACCGTGACTGGCTGCGCGAGCGCGGCGGACCGCTGCTGCGCGGGATCGCCGAGTACTGGGCGTCCCGGGTGACGGCGAACCCGGACGGCAGCTACTCGATCAAGGAGGTCGCGGGCCCCGACGAGTACAGCAACGGCGTCGACGACGGCGCGTACACGAACGCCGTCGCCGCGACCGCCCTGCGCTACGCGGTCCTCGCCGCCCGCGAACTGGGCGGCACGGCCCCCGCCGGCTGGACGGCGATCGCGGACGGGCTGCGCATCCCCTACGACCCCGCACGCAAGGTGTTCCTCCAGTACGACGGCTACACCGGGACCCGGATCAAGCAGGCGGACACCGTCCTGCTCGTCTACCCCCTGGAGTGGCCCATGCCCGAGGGCGCGGCGGCGGCCACCCTCGACTACTACACGGCGCGCACCGATCTGGACGGGCCCGCGATGACCGACTCCGTGTACGCGATCGCCGCCGCCGCGATCGACGAGCCGGGCTGCGCGGCGTACACCTTCCTCCAGCGGGCGTCACGGCCGTACTTCCGCGGTCCGTTCGCGCTGTTCTCGGAGGCGCGCGGGGACAAGGCGGGTGCCGACGACCCGCTGTCGGGCTCGCCCGCGCAGGACTTCCTGACCGGCAAGGGCGGCTTCCTCCAGGTGTTCACCCACGGTCTGACCGGACTGCGGCCCCGGCCGGACGCCGTCCGCCTCGATCCGACCCTGCCGCCGCAACTGGCCGCCGGGGAGCGGGGTGTGACCCTGCGCGGGCTGCGCTGGCGGGGCCGCGTGTACGACGTCGCGATCGGCCCCGAGGAGACCACCGTCCGGCTGCGGTCGGGGGACCCCTTCCCCGTGGACTCCCCGCAGGGCCGCTTCACCGTCACCCGCGACCGGCCCGCCGTCCTCAAGACCCGCCGCCCCGATCTGACCCCCACCGACAACCTCGCCCGCTGCCGTCCCGTGACGGCCGCCTCCGAGGAGCCGGGGCTCTACGCGACGGCCGCCGTGGACGGCAACACGACGACCGAGTGGCGCCCGCAACTCCCGGGCGCAGCCCTGACGGTGGACCTGGGCCGCGTCACCCCCGTACGGGAGGTCCTGGTCCGGGGCACCGAGGCGTTTCACGTGGAACTGTCGGCGGACGGCACGCGATGGACCCCGTACGCCGCGGGCGGCGACGCGACACCCGCCCGCCAGGTGCGGGTGACCCTGACCGGGACCTCGGTGGACACGGGCATCACGGAGGTGGTCGTGCGGTAG
- a CDS encoding Txe/YoeB family addiction module toxin has product MRLVFEDQGWEDYTSWLRNDRKMLARINKLIEDVRRDPFSGIGKPEPLKYHLPGAWSRRIDDEHRLVYLVTDKEVVILAARYHY; this is encoded by the coding sequence GTGAGGCTCGTCTTCGAGGATCAGGGCTGGGAGGACTACACGTCCTGGCTCAGGAACGACCGCAAGATGCTCGCCCGGATCAACAAGCTCATCGAGGACGTCCGGCGGGACCCCTTCTCGGGGATCGGCAAGCCTGAGCCGCTGAAGTATCACTTGCCCGGGGCATGGTCGCGGCGGATCGACGACGAGCACCGGCTCGTCTACCTTGTCACGGACAAGGAGGTCGTCATCCTTGCCGCCCGTTACCACTACTGA
- a CDS encoding type II toxin-antitoxin system Phd/YefM family antitoxin has product MSITASEARKALFPLIKKVNDNHEAIEIVSKHGNAVLVSAEDYAALREGSYLLRSPANARRLLKAYENALAHIDVSERELIDPDSSDAGAGAA; this is encoded by the coding sequence ATGTCCATAACTGCGAGCGAGGCCCGCAAGGCTCTCTTTCCGCTGATCAAGAAGGTCAACGACAATCACGAGGCCATCGAGATCGTCTCCAAGCACGGCAACGCCGTGCTTGTCTCGGCCGAGGACTACGCGGCGCTGCGCGAGGGCTCATACCTGCTGCGTTCCCCGGCGAACGCTCGTCGGCTGCTCAAGGCGTACGAGAATGCCCTGGCCCACATCGATGTGTCGGAGCGCGAGCTGATCGACCCGGACTCGTCGGACGCGGGTGCGGGTGCCGCGTGA
- the ychF gene encoding redox-regulated ATPase YchF has translation MSLTIGIVGLPNVGKSTLFNALTKNDVLAANYPFATIEPNVGVVGVPDPRLAKLAEVFGSAKQLPATVDFVDIAGIVRGASEGEGLGNKFLANIRESDAICQVIRAFKDENVVHVDGKVSPKDDIETINTELILADLQTIEKVLPRLQKESRIKKDIGPKVKAVEEAQKILESGQTLFAAGIAQGTEAAEPLHDLHLLTGKPFLYVFNVDEDELTDEDFKNEQRALVAPAEAIFLNAKLEQDLAELDDEEALELLQSVGQDEPGLATLARVGFNTLGLQTYLTAGPKESRAWTIKRGATAPEAAGVIHTDFQKGFIKAEVISFADLIETGSVAEARAKGKARMEGKEYVMQDGDVVEFRFNV, from the coding sequence GTGTCGCTCACGATCGGAATCGTCGGTCTGCCCAATGTCGGCAAGTCGACCCTGTTCAACGCCCTGACCAAGAACGACGTGCTGGCGGCCAACTACCCGTTCGCCACGATCGAGCCCAACGTCGGTGTGGTCGGCGTCCCCGACCCCCGGCTGGCGAAGCTCGCCGAGGTCTTCGGCTCGGCGAAGCAGCTCCCCGCGACCGTCGATTTCGTGGACATCGCGGGCATCGTCCGTGGCGCCAGCGAGGGCGAGGGCCTGGGCAACAAGTTCCTCGCGAACATCCGTGAGTCCGACGCGATCTGCCAGGTCATCCGCGCGTTCAAGGACGAGAACGTCGTCCACGTCGACGGCAAGGTCTCCCCGAAGGACGACATCGAGACGATCAACACCGAGCTGATCCTCGCCGACCTCCAGACCATCGAGAAGGTCCTGCCCCGGCTCCAGAAGGAGTCGCGGATCAAGAAGGACATCGGGCCGAAGGTCAAGGCCGTCGAGGAGGCGCAGAAGATCCTGGAGTCGGGCCAGACCCTCTTCGCCGCGGGCATCGCCCAGGGCACGGAGGCCGCCGAGCCGCTGCACGATCTGCATCTGCTGACCGGCAAGCCGTTCCTGTACGTCTTCAACGTCGACGAGGACGAGCTGACCGACGAGGACTTCAAGAACGAGCAGCGCGCCCTGGTGGCCCCCGCCGAGGCGATCTTCCTCAACGCCAAGCTGGAGCAGGACCTCGCGGAGCTGGACGACGAGGAGGCCCTGGAACTCCTCCAGTCCGTCGGCCAGGACGAGCCCGGCCTCGCCACGCTGGCCCGCGTCGGCTTCAACACCCTCGGCCTCCAGACCTACCTCACGGCAGGCCCGAAGGAGTCCCGCGCCTGGACCATCAAGCGCGGCGCGACGGCCCCCGAGGCGGCCGGCGTCATCCACACGGACTTCCAGAAGGGCTTCATCAAGGCCGAGGTCATCTCCTTCGCCGACCTCATCGAGACGGGCTCGGTCGCCGAGGCCCGCGCGAAGGGCAAGGCCCGCATGGAAGGCAAGGAGTACGTCATGCAGGACGGGGATGTGGTGGAGTTCCGGTTCAACGTGTAG
- a CDS encoding DUF6542 domain-containing protein, giving the protein MPRRPGRPVSPLARRLRALPNPRLTGLGSGLFCAGSMFLLGCLDQLLFGGSIAVYGVLFLLVSALTAIWVRRADLITAPICAPIAFTAGVVPIADSTGDGLAGRIMGVFTALALHAGWLYGGTLVAGLIVLVRKVRLIARKAAANRAARGAQRARVRAEQRAAGAERPRRPHPEDTPARALTPRARRAQQPEPQRPRRRTV; this is encoded by the coding sequence GTGCCCCGCCGCCCCGGCCGGCCGGTCTCCCCGCTGGCCCGCAGACTCCGCGCACTGCCCAACCCCCGGCTCACCGGACTGGGCAGCGGACTGTTCTGCGCCGGTTCGATGTTCCTCCTCGGCTGCCTCGACCAGCTGCTGTTCGGCGGCTCCATCGCCGTGTACGGCGTGCTGTTCCTGCTGGTCAGCGCGCTGACCGCGATCTGGGTACGACGTGCCGACCTGATCACCGCCCCGATCTGCGCGCCGATCGCGTTCACCGCGGGGGTGGTGCCGATCGCCGACAGCACCGGTGACGGCCTCGCCGGGCGGATCATGGGGGTGTTCACCGCCCTCGCGCTGCACGCGGGCTGGCTCTACGGCGGCACCCTGGTCGCCGGGCTGATCGTCCTCGTCCGCAAGGTCCGCCTGATCGCCCGCAAGGCCGCGGCGAACCGTGCCGCCCGCGGCGCCCAGCGGGCGCGCGTCCGCGCCGAGCAGCGGGCCGCGGGCGCCGAGCGGCCCCGCCGCCCCCACCCGGAGGACACCCCCGCCCGCGCCCTCACGCCCCGGGCCCGCCGCGCCCAGCAGCCGGAGCCGCAGCGCCCCCGGCGCCGCACGGTCTGA
- the ppgK gene encoding polyphosphate--glucose phosphotransferase, with product MEIFGVDIGGSGIKGAPVDLDRGDLAAERFKVLTPQPATPDAVADGVRDVVDHFGWKGPVGITYPGVVTGGGTVRTAANVDKSWIGVDARALLADRLGGLPVVVLNDADAAGVAETRFGAGRDRAGTVFLLTFGTGIGSALFVDGTLVPNTELGHLELHGHEAEKHASTKAKEDHDLSWEHWAHRVQKYLAHVEMLFSPELFIIGGGVSRKSHKFLPLIEGIRAEIVPAQLENNAGIVGAAMRAAELHPS from the coding sequence ATGGAGATCTTCGGTGTGGACATCGGCGGCTCAGGGATCAAGGGCGCGCCCGTCGACCTGGACCGCGGCGACCTGGCGGCCGAGCGGTTCAAGGTCCTGACCCCTCAGCCCGCCACCCCCGACGCCGTGGCCGACGGGGTGCGGGACGTGGTGGACCACTTCGGCTGGAAGGGCCCGGTCGGCATCACCTACCCCGGGGTCGTCACCGGCGGCGGCACGGTCCGTACGGCGGCGAACGTCGACAAGAGCTGGATCGGCGTCGACGCGCGCGCCCTGCTCGCCGACCGCCTCGGGGGCCTCCCGGTCGTCGTGCTGAACGACGCGGACGCCGCCGGGGTCGCGGAGACGCGCTTCGGCGCCGGACGCGACCGCGCGGGCACGGTGTTCCTGCTCACCTTCGGCACCGGCATCGGCAGCGCCCTGTTCGTCGACGGGACCCTTGTGCCCAACACCGAGCTGGGCCATCTCGAACTCCACGGCCACGAGGCGGAGAAGCACGCCTCCACCAAGGCCAAGGAGGATCACGACCTGAGCTGGGAGCACTGGGCGCACCGCGTCCAGAAGTACCTGGCCCATGTGGAGATGCTGTTCTCGCCGGAGCTGTTCATCATCGGCGGCGGGGTGAGCCGCAAGTCCCACAAGTTCCTGCCGCTGATCGAGGGCATCCGGGCGGAGATCGTCCCGGCGCAGCTGGAGAACAACGCGGGCATCGTGGGCGCGGCGATGCGCGCGGCCGAGCTCCACCCGTCCTAG
- a CDS encoding 4-hydroxy-3-methylbut-2-enyl diphosphate reductase — translation MGGMTASPARRVLLAAPRGYCAGVDRAVIAVEKALEQFGAPIYVRHEIVHNKYVVQTLERKGAIFVEKTAEVPEGSIVMFSAHGVSPVVHDEAAQGKLATIDATCPLVTKVHKEAVRFAQDDYDILLIGHEGHEEVIGTSGEAPDHITLVDGPEDVAKVEVRDPSRVVWLSQTTLSVDETMETVDALKTKFPNLISPPSDDICYATQNRQVAVKEMGAESDLVIVVGSRNSSNSVRLVEVALNAGAKAAYLVDFASEIDETWLDGVTTVGLTSGASVPEILVEEVLEYLSARGYADVELVKTAEESITFSLPKELRRDLRAEAAALAAGGTAEQ, via the coding sequence ATGGGTGGCATGACTGCTTCGCCAGCCCGCCGGGTCCTGCTCGCCGCCCCCCGTGGGTACTGCGCGGGTGTGGACCGAGCCGTGATCGCCGTCGAGAAGGCCCTGGAACAGTTCGGGGCCCCGATCTACGTCCGCCACGAGATCGTCCACAACAAGTACGTCGTGCAGACCCTGGAACGGAAGGGCGCGATCTTCGTCGAGAAGACGGCGGAGGTCCCCGAGGGGTCCATCGTCATGTTCTCCGCGCACGGCGTGTCCCCCGTGGTCCACGACGAGGCCGCCCAGGGCAAGCTCGCCACGATCGACGCCACCTGCCCGCTGGTCACCAAGGTCCACAAGGAGGCCGTCCGGTTCGCCCAGGACGACTACGACATCCTCCTGATCGGCCACGAGGGCCACGAGGAGGTCATCGGCACGTCCGGTGAGGCGCCCGACCACATCACCCTGGTCGACGGCCCCGAGGACGTCGCCAAGGTCGAGGTCCGCGACCCGTCCCGCGTGGTGTGGCTCTCCCAGACGACGCTCTCCGTGGACGAGACCATGGAGACCGTCGACGCCCTGAAGACCAAGTTCCCGAACCTCATCTCGCCCCCCAGCGACGACATCTGCTACGCCACCCAGAACCGCCAGGTCGCGGTGAAGGAGATGGGCGCCGAGTCCGACCTGGTCATCGTCGTCGGCTCGCGCAACTCCTCCAACTCCGTACGGCTGGTCGAGGTCGCCCTGAACGCGGGCGCCAAGGCCGCGTACCTGGTGGACTTCGCCAGCGAGATCGACGAGACCTGGCTCGACGGTGTCACCACCGTCGGACTGACCTCCGGCGCCTCGGTGCCCGAGATCCTGGTCGAGGAGGTCCTGGAGTACCTCTCCGCCCGTGGCTACGCGGACGTGGAGCTGGTCAAGACGGCCGAGGAGTCGATCACCTTCTCGCTGCCGAAGGAACTGCGCCGGGACCTGCGCGCCGAGGCCGCCGCCCTGGCCGCGGGCGGCACCGCCGAGCAGTAG